A part of Ziziphus jujuba cultivar Dongzao chromosome 8, ASM3175591v1 genomic DNA contains:
- the LOC107413251 gene encoding uncharacterized protein LOC107413251, which yields MHTIKGGWVGRPFALAKSNESERRKTRIRRSKEERKTMVESFIKKYQNLNNGSFPSLNLTHKEVGGSFYTVREIVRDVIQENRVLGPAKFSPEEQSRNQLLEQDPLGSIATGPQYPLTALSNDHQFITNHCEGIGEPVIEYDAHYERSEHQMFANGEIINDTELDVKLEEFNESKHTTLQGSEPVEAEENADGESDEEAVSVSDGQYTGSVHQIIDNELIINGNQVDVEKRESNELTEKDLVLSETDSQMNVSSKEEIVQEELGTSSVKVTPTATDVIVETFPLRPITKRNDISDRGISEIKDTTDTLKNQETKKVDLAADAHKSLNDRIKYLEHSGVVDEKEVATNSSPVLEKNSSIKDEEAEKNHGDLLLESSNFPAPKEGAGQEIQSYKDSAAKEFQNHVKSSETFEQSQANAGAKDIRTPNGIYKRYVDSNGSSSGQSKTENVPVTENQVEVDVHGDSIKNGSNPTLDRINLESWDGKAKTSAKPEGNPFLAFLRVCVASFVKFWSE from the exons ATGCATACTATAAAGGGTGGCTGGGTTGGGCGACCATTTGCCCTAGCTAAAAGCAATGAATCTGAACGAAGGAAGACTCGGATTCGACGTTCCAAGGAAGAGAGGAAAACAATGGTTGAATCCTTTATAAAGAA GTATCAGAACTTAAACAATGGGAGTTTTCCATCACTTAATCTCACTCATAAGGAAGTTGGTGGGTCCTTCTACACTGTTCGAGAAATTGTCCGAGATGTAATCCAAGAAAATAGAGTGCTAGGTCCTGCTAAGTTTTCTCCAGAGGAGCAGAGCAGAAATCAGTTATTGGAACAGGATCCATTGGGTTCAATTGCCACAGGACCTCAATATCCTTTGACAGCATTATCAAATGACCATCAGTTCATTACAAATCATTGTGAAGGTATTGGTGAACCAGTAATAGAATATGATGCACATTATGAGAGAAGTGAACATCAGATGTTTGCTAATGGCGAAATCATCAATGACACTGAGCTGGATGTGAAATTGGAAGAATTCAATGAATCAAAGCATACAACATTGCAGGGAAGTGAACCAGTAGAAGCAGAAGAGAATGCTGATGGAGAATCTGATGAGGAAGCAGTTTCAGTTTCAGATGGGCAATATACTGGTTCTGTGCATCAAATAATTGATAATGAACTAATCATAAATGGTAATCAGGTAGATGTCGAAAAAAGAGAATCCAATGAACTGACAGAAAAAGATCTTGTACTATCTGAAACAGATTCGCAGATGAATGTATCTTCCAAAGAAGAGATTGTTCAAGAAGAATTGGGAACTTCCAGTGTTAAAGTGACTCCTACAGCAACAGATGTAATAGTAGAGACATTTCCATTGAGGCCAATTACTAAGAGAAATGATATCTCGGACAGAGGAATTAGCGAAATAAAGGATACAACTGATACTTTGAAGAACCAAGAAACCAAAAAGGTGGATTTAGCAGCTGATGCCCACAAATCTCTGAAtgatagaataaaatatttggaGCATTCTGGTGTGGTAGATGAAAAAGAAGTGGCAACCAATTCAAGTCCCGTCTTGGAGAAAAACTCTAGTATAAAGGATGAGGAAGCAGAGAAAAACCATGGAGATCTACTCTTGGAAAGCTCAAATTTCCCTGCCCCTAAAGAAGGTGCTGGCCAAGAAATTCAAAGTTACAAAGACTCCGCTGCTAAAGAATTCCAGAATCATGTTAAATCCTCTGAAACCTTTGAGCAAAGCCAGGCAAATGCTGGAGCTAAG GATATTAGGACTCCAAATGGCATTTATAAAAGGTATGTTGACAGTAATGGCAGTAGCAGTGGGCAGTCAAAAACTGAAAATGTGCCTGTGACTGAAAATCAGGTTGAAGTTGATGTTCATGGTGACAGCATCAAGAATGGAAGCAACCCGACTTTAGATAGAATTAATCT